In Kaistia algarum, the DNA window GAGCCGGCCTGGTATCCGTCCTCTGCATCGGCGAGACGGAGGCGGAGCGGCTGGCAGGGGAGGCGATCGCCGTGATCGACAGCCAGCTGGCAGGATCGGTTCCCGATGGCGCCACCGGTTCGAATCTCGTGCTCGCCTATGAGCCGGTCTGGGCGATCGGCACGGGGCTGACGCCGTCGAACGCCGATATCGCCGAGGTGCACGCCCATATCCGCCAGAGACTCGTCGCGCGCTTCGGCCGGGAGGGCGAGAAGATTCGCATCCTCTATGGCGGTTCCGTTAAGCCGGCGAACGCTTCCGAGATTCTTGGGATAGCCGATGTCGATGGTGCGCTCGTCGGTGGCGCGAGCCTCAAGGCGGCGGATTTCCTCGCAATCGCATCGGTCTATGCCTGATGAGGCGACACGTCCGGCTTGCGCTTCCGGGCCGCGCCGCCATATGAAGCCGGGCGCGCTACTGGAAACGGTCGGATCGATCGTGTACAAGGCGCGAAATTCTCAGGATTCCGATTAGAGACATCGATGCAGACAGTCATCATCGTGATCCACCTGATGGTGGTCGTCGCGCTCGTCGCCGTTGTTCTTTTGCAGCGCTCCGAAGGTGGAGCGCTTGGCATTGGCGGGGGTGGAGGCTTCATGACGGCGCGCGGCCAGGCGAATGTGCTGACGCGCACGACAGCCATTCTCGCGGCGGCGTTTTTCATTACGTCGATCGGCCTGACGCTGCTGACGCGCTTCGGCGACCGGCCCGCTTCGATCCTGGACCGCATCCAGAGCCAGTCGACATCGTCGCCCGCAACGCCGGCTTCGTCGTCCGCCGGAGGCATCCTCAACCAGCTTCCCGGCAGCAAGCTCGATACGCAGGGCGCTGCTCCCGCTGCCGCGCCGGCTGCAACCGGTAGCTCGGCGCCGGCCGCCGAGCCGGCTGCGCCTGCCGCGGCGGCTCCTGCTGCTCCTGCCGCGCCGTCGGTTCCGACGACTCAGTAGCGGGCACTACGTTAGAGTTTCCACGTCGCCGCCCGGACATCTGGCGGCGACGTTTCTTTTGGTGGCGATCCAATCGCCGGCCGAGGCGTGCTGCTGAAACCCATGCGCCCGGTTTTTTGTCCAAGCGAATCGGTCGCGGGAAGGCTAGGGTCAGGTTCCATGGCGCGGTACGTATTCATCACCGGCGGCGTGGTCTCATCCCTCGGCAAGGGCATCGCCTCGGCGGCCCTCGGAGCCATGCTCCAGTCGAGAGGATATCGAGTCCGCTTGAGGAAGCTCGATCCCTATCTCAATGTCGATCCGGGAACGATGAGCCCGTATCAGCACGGCGAGGTCTTTGTCACCGACGATGGCGCCGAGACGGATCTCGACCTCGGCCATTATGAGCGCTTCACCGGGCGTCCGGCCTCGAAGGCCGACTCGGTCACCACCGGCAAGATCTATCAGGAGATCATCGCCAAGGAGCGGCGCGGCGATTATCTCGGCGGCACGGTCCAGGTGATCCCGCACGTCACCGACGCCATCAAGGCCTTCGTGCTCTCCGGCAATGACGATGTCGATTTCGTGCTTTGTGAAATCGGCGGAACCGTCGGCGATATCGAGGCGATGCCCTTCCTCGAAGCGATACGCCAGATCGGCAACGAGCTGCCGCGCGGGGACGTCGTCTATATCCACCTGACGCTGATGCCCTACATCCCGAGCGCCGGCGAGTTGAAGACAAAGCCGACGCAGCACTCCGTCAAGGAATTGCGCTCGATCGGCATTCAGCCCGACATCCTGCTCTGCCGCAGCGATCGACCCATTCCAAAGGAAGAGCGGCGCAAGCTCTCGCTCTTCTGCAATGTGCGCGAATCAGCCGTCATCCAGGCGCTGGACGTGCCGCATATCTATGACGTGCCGACGGCCTATCACGCCGAGGGCCTCGACGACGAGGTGCTGGCCGCTTTCGGCATCAAGGGCGCGCCGCCGCCCAATCTCGACCGCTGGAAAGCGCTGACCAACCGGATCCGCAATCCCGAGGGCGAGGTCACCATTGCCGTTGTCGGCAAATATACCGGCCTCAAGGATGCCTACAAATCGCTGATCGAGGCGCTGCAGCACGGTGGCGTCGCCAACAAGGTCAAGGTCAATATCGACTGGATCGAGAGCGAGATCTTCGAGAAGGAAGATCCGGCGCCCTATCTGGAGCGCGTCAACGGCATCCTGGTGCCCGGCGGTTTCGGCGAACGCGGCTCGGAAGGCAAGATCGAGGCGGCCGGCTTCGCGCGGCGCCGCAACGTGCCCTATTTCGGCATTTGCTTCGGCATGCAGATGGCGGTCATCGAGGCGGCGCGCAATCTCGCCGGCATCGAGCACGCGTCCTCGACCGAGTTCGGTCCGACGGATGAGCCTGTCGTTGGCCTGATGACCGAATGGCTGAAGGGCAACATGCTCGAGAGGCGTCATTCGACCGGCGATCTCGGCGGCACGATGCGGCTCGGCGCCTATGAGGCGAAGCTGGAGCCCGGTTCGAAGATCGCGACGATCTATGGTGGCACGACGATCTTCGAGCGGCACCGCCACCGCTACGAGGTCAACATCGAATACAAGGACCAGTTGGAGGCCTGCGGCATGCATTTCGCCGGCATGTCGCCGGACGGTGTCCTGCCCGAGACGGTCGAGTTCCTCGGCCATCCCTGGTTCGTCGGCGTGCAGTACCATCCGGAACTGAAGTCGCGGCCGCTGGACCCGCACCCGCTCTTTGCCTCGTTCATCGCCGCCGCGATCGAGCAGGCCCGGCTGGTCTAGGACGTCCGCCCGTCCTGCACGGCTCGTTCAGCCGCCGGACTTGCAGCCGTCGGCAATCGGCTTGCCGGCGACACGATCCTCGATCCACGGCACATAGAGCGGCGCGGATGCGCCCGGTGTCGAGAAGTGCGTCTGCTCGCCGGGCAGCTGCACGCGCGTAATGTTGCCGCCAAGGCCGCACATCTGCTTGCGGTAGACCTCACCCATGACCGGCGGCACCACCGTGTCGTGCGTGCCCCAGTAGATGATGACGGGTGCGACCGGCTTCACCGGTTCTACGCTGCCCTTGATCAGGGCGTTGGACCAGGCCAGCGCGTTGGTCGGCGTCGTGAGGAGCAGCGACTTGTAGTTCGCACCTACGGCATAGTTCAGCGTGTCCGACGTCACATGCACGCATTTCTGCGAGACGATCGCGTCGATCATCGCCGCGCCGTCCTCGGTGAAGATGTCGGCGAGCTTCAGATCGGGAAACGCAGCCTGACTGCCCCACATGAACATGATGAAGTGGGTGAAGTTGAACACGTTGTCGGAAAAGCTGGCCGTGAGGCCGCCGAGAAGCTTCTCGGCCGATGCTTCGTCCGCCGGGACGGAGGGCGCCGCGGCCGCGACATCGTCGGGCGCCAGTGCGGCGAAGCCGAGGAACTCGACACCGTCGGCCGCGGTTCCCGTCTGGGCGATATAGTCGCCGAGGCTCGCTGCGGCCAGCGTCGCGCCGCCGCCTTGCGACCAGCCATACATGACCGCGGTCTTGCCTGCGCCCGTCTCGCTCATCGAGGCGACGGCGCGGACGGAGTTGATCGCATCGCGCCCGTTTGTGGCCGCGACGGAATATTGGTGCTTTCCGCCGGCTCCGAGGCCCTGATAATCCGTCCCGACGACGACGTAGCCGTCCTTCACGAAGGTCTCGACACTCGGGAGGCCGTAGTCCGTCCAGGAGTTGCCGCCGATCAGGAAGTACTCGTTCAGGGCCTGTGCAGGGTCGGGAACCTGCGAGGGACCGCAATTCTGCGCCGTTCCCGTCGTTCCGTGGGCCCAGGCGATCACCGGGCGCCCTTCCTTCGGTGCCGGTGCCGACGGGGCGACGACGAGGCCCGTGGAGATCGTCTTGCGACCCCCGACATCCGACGAGACATAGGCGATCCGCCAAGCGTGTGCGCCGGGAATGCTGGTTTGGACCGGCTCGCTCTTGAGCACCTTGCCCAGCGGCCCATCCGGTGCGAGCGCGCCGGCGGCCTGATAGAAGGGCGGCATGGCGACGTCTGCGGCGGCAGCATTGGCCGCAAGCAATAGTCCAACGACGCTTAGGCCGATCGCAGTCAATCGATCTGGCACGGAAAGCCTCTCCCTCGTCCGGTTGCCCCTGCCGAAACGCCCATTGCGGCGCATGCGGCAAATGCGGATAGGCGATGGGTCAAGCTTCGCCATGGCCGCACCTATCGTCAAGGACGGTCTTTGGTAAAGCTGAACGACTGGTAACGCGTCGGCGGGGCTACACTGCCAGCCTTGGCATGACACCGATCGGGCTCTGGACGAGTTCTTTCAGCCAGGCGAGCGTCGCGTCGGCCGATTTCGGATGGCCGAAAAGATAGCCCTGACCGATGTCGCAGCCGACATCGCGCAGAATGTCGGCGACATCCGCGATCTCGATGCCTTCCGCTGTGGTCTCCAGGTCGAGCGCATGGGCGAGCTGCACGATGGCGCGGACGATGCGCCAATTGTCGATGTTCTGGCGGGCGCTTTCGACGAAAAGGCGGTCGATCTTCACCCTGTCGATCGGCAGGTCGGAGAGATGACGCAGGCTCGAATAGCCAGTGCCGAAATCATCGAGCGCGACGCCGACACCGACATTGCGCAGCATGGTCAGGCTGACGCGGGCGGTGGAGACCTCGTCGACGAGGGCATTCTCCGTGATCTCCAGCTCGAGCCGGGTCGGATCGACGCCAGCACTCTGCAGGATGGAAAGGATGCGTGTCGCCAGTTGCGGCTCGGCAAACTGGGTCGGCGAAACATTGACCGAAATGCCGAGCGCTCCCGGCCAGGCGCGCGAGTCGGAGCAGGCGGCGGTGAGGATCTGGTAGAAGAGATCACCGACGCGGCCGAGCTCTTCCGCGAGCGGAATGAAGGAAGCCGGCGGGATCAGCCCGTATTGAGGGTGCTGCCAGCGCGCCAGCACCTCGAAACCGGTCAGCCGGCCGTCGTCGAGCGCGATCAGCGGCTGGTAGAAGGGCACGATCTCGCCGCCCGCGATGGCTCGGCGCAAATCTGATTCCAGCGTCGAGCGCAGGCGCAGCGCCTCATCCATGCCTGCCTCGAAAAAGCGGATCGATCCGCGCTTGTCGCGTTTCGCTTCCGTCAGAGCGATGTTCGCCGCCCGCAGCAGTTCCTCACTGTCGGCGTTCTGGAATTCGGAGGTCGCGCCGCCGATCGTCGCGCCGACGCGCAGCAGGCCCTGCGGAATGGAGATCGGCGCGGCGATGCTCTCGGAAACCTTCTGGGCCACTCGGAGTGGAACTTCGCCGCCGGGCTCGTCGCCATCGATCAGGATGGCGAATTCATCGCCCCCGAGACGGGCAATGGTGATGCCCCGGCCGTTCAGGGCGGATATGCGCCGCGCTGTCTCGATCAGGACGAGATCGCCGATGGCATGGCCATGGATCTCGTTGATGTTGCGGAAACGGTCGAGGTCGATCGTCAGCAGGGCGAAATGCGAACCGGTGAGCCGTTGCGCTTCGATCACGCGGCCGAGCTCTTCCAGAAAGGCGCTGCGGTCAAGGAGGCGGGTCAGATGGTCTATCCGGCGGACCGGCTGCGCCGGCGAGTCGCCACGTCCTGATCGCTCCACGCCGAGACGCACGCCATGCCATCGCCGGACGGCATAGGCAGTAAGCGCTCCCAGAACGCCGATCGCGATGCCGAAGGCCGCCGGCTTGATCGCCGATGAGCCGAGACCAATGGCAAACCAGCCGAACAAGACCAGCAGTCCCCAAACTCCCGTAGCCAGACCGATGGCCATGAAGAGGTCGACAGCCCCCCGCGCCCTCACACGCCGCCACTCCTGATGTTGTGCGATCCCGAGCTCGCGCCTGACGGCTTGGGTCGGCGGCACGATGCTCGACGACCGCTCAACAATCGGTTAACCAACCGTGCCGGTCAAGATAGAGGCTTGCTGCAATTCTGCTTTTTAAAACAAAGGGTCCCAACCGTTGCCGGAGGGACCCATGTTCACGTTAACGACGCGGACGGCTCAGTCCTTGGCGCGCTCCACATATGAGCCGTCTTCCGTCATCACGACGATGCGGGTGCCGGGTCCGATATGCGGAGGGACCATCGAGCGGACGCCGTTCGAGAGAATTGCCGGCTTGAACGACGAGGACGCCGTCTGGCCCTTGGTCGTCGGCTCGGTATCGACGACTTCGAGCGTCATGCGCTGCGGCAGCACGATGCCGACG includes these proteins:
- a CDS encoding putative bifunctional diguanylate cyclase/phosphodiesterase, with the protein product MAIGLATGVWGLLVLFGWFAIGLGSSAIKPAAFGIAIGVLGALTAYAVRRWHGVRLGVERSGRGDSPAQPVRRIDHLTRLLDRSAFLEELGRVIEAQRLTGSHFALLTIDLDRFRNINEIHGHAIGDLVLIETARRISALNGRGITIARLGGDEFAILIDGDEPGGEVPLRVAQKVSESIAAPISIPQGLLRVGATIGGATSEFQNADSEELLRAANIALTEAKRDKRGSIRFFEAGMDEALRLRSTLESDLRRAIAGGEIVPFYQPLIALDDGRLTGFEVLARWQHPQYGLIPPASFIPLAEELGRVGDLFYQILTAACSDSRAWPGALGISVNVSPTQFAEPQLATRILSILQSAGVDPTRLELEITENALVDEVSTARVSLTMLRNVGVGVALDDFGTGYSSLRHLSDLPIDRVKIDRLFVESARQNIDNWRIVRAIVQLAHALDLETTAEGIEIADVADILRDVGCDIGQGYLFGHPKSADATLAWLKELVQSPIGVMPRLAV
- the secG gene encoding preprotein translocase subunit SecG; this encodes MQTVIIVIHLMVVVALVAVVLLQRSEGGALGIGGGGGFMTARGQANVLTRTTAILAAAFFITSIGLTLLTRFGDRPASILDRIQSQSTSSPATPASSSAGGILNQLPGSKLDTQGAAPAAAPAATGSSAPAAEPAAPAAAAPAAPAAPSVPTTQ
- a CDS encoding CTP synthase, which translates into the protein MARYVFITGGVVSSLGKGIASAALGAMLQSRGYRVRLRKLDPYLNVDPGTMSPYQHGEVFVTDDGAETDLDLGHYERFTGRPASKADSVTTGKIYQEIIAKERRGDYLGGTVQVIPHVTDAIKAFVLSGNDDVDFVLCEIGGTVGDIEAMPFLEAIRQIGNELPRGDVVYIHLTLMPYIPSAGELKTKPTQHSVKELRSIGIQPDILLCRSDRPIPKEERRKLSLFCNVRESAVIQALDVPHIYDVPTAYHAEGLDDEVLAAFGIKGAPPPNLDRWKALTNRIRNPEGEVTIAVVGKYTGLKDAYKSLIEALQHGGVANKVKVNIDWIESEIFEKEDPAPYLERVNGILVPGGFGERGSEGKIEAAGFARRRNVPYFGICFGMQMAVIEAARNLAGIEHASSTEFGPTDEPVVGLMTEWLKGNMLERRHSTGDLGGTMRLGAYEAKLEPGSKIATIYGGTTIFERHRHRYEVNIEYKDQLEACGMHFAGMSPDGVLPETVEFLGHPWFVGVQYHPELKSRPLDPHPLFASFIAAAIEQARLV
- the tpiA gene encoding triose-phosphate isomerase, whose amino-acid sequence is MRVRTPLVVGNWKMNGLKASAAELGRMIEGYGPELRWKVQMAVCPPATLIQTFCVAALGSRIWIGAQDCNADVSGAYTGDISAEMIADCGGGLVIVGHSERRTKYAESDAQARAKAEAARRAGLVSVLCIGETEAERLAGEAIAVIDSQLAGSVPDGATGSNLVLAYEPVWAIGTGLTPSNADIAEVHAHIRQRLVARFGREGEKIRILYGGSVKPANASEILGIADVDGALVGGASLKAADFLAIASVYA
- a CDS encoding lipase family protein, giving the protein MPDRLTAIGLSVVGLLLAANAAAADVAMPPFYQAAGALAPDGPLGKVLKSEPVQTSIPGAHAWRIAYVSSDVGGRKTISTGLVVAPSAPAPKEGRPVIAWAHGTTGTAQNCGPSQVPDPAQALNEYFLIGGNSWTDYGLPSVETFVKDGYVVVGTDYQGLGAGGKHQYSVAATNGRDAINSVRAVASMSETGAGKTAVMYGWSQGGGATLAAASLGDYIAQTGTAADGVEFLGFAALAPDDVAAAAPSVPADEASAEKLLGGLTASFSDNVFNFTHFIMFMWGSQAAFPDLKLADIFTEDGAAMIDAIVSQKCVHVTSDTLNYAVGANYKSLLLTTPTNALAWSNALIKGSVEPVKPVAPVIIYWGTHDTVVPPVMGEVYRKQMCGLGGNITRVQLPGEQTHFSTPGASAPLYVPWIEDRVAGKPIADGCKSGG